In Mycolicibacterium nivoides, the DNA window CGGGTCGAGCAGGCACTCGAGTCATCGGGTGTGGGGCACACGATCCTGCGCGCCACACAGTTCCACGAGCTAATCGAAAAGACGTTCTCGGCGCAGCGATTCTTGCCCTTCTTGTGGGCCCTGCGGGACGTCCGATTCCAGCCGATCGACACCCGCGATGTGGCGACCCGATTGGTCGCATTGATCGATTCCGAACCGGCCGGGCGGGTGTCTGACATCGGCGGCCCCAGCATCCACAGTCACCCAGAATTGGGACAGATGTATCTCTCAGCACACAACAGCGTACGTCGCGTGGCCAGATTCACCCTGCCCGGTCGCATCGTCGCCGGTTACAGGTCGGGAGCCAATCTGACCCCGGAAAATGCGATCGACGGCGTATCGTTCCAGGACTATTTGGGCACGGGCGGATAGATCATCTACGCCGAGCAGGCGTCACTGTCGCAACCATGGCGACACAGTTTCCCCATCGGTCTTGCATGTGACAGCGATCGTCGTAGGCTCGACAGCGATGAGCACTTCAGCGCCGCAGGACAGGTCGATGCGGGCTGCCGACACCGACCGCATTCAGGTGGCGCAGCTGCTCACTGATGCTGCCGCCGCGGGCCGGCTGCCGATGACCGAGTATGAGGACCGGCTAGCAAAGGCCTACGCGGCTGAGACCTACGACGATCTGGCGCGTCTGAGCCGCGACCTTCCCGGCGCGGTCAACTGTTCGGCCGGCCACTGTCGGCCTGCCCCCTCGACGCTGCTGCTGGCGATCATGAGCGGGTTCGAGCGCCGGGGCCGGTGGAACGTGCCGAAGAAGTTGACGACGTTCGCGCTCTTCGGTGGCGGGGTGGTCGACCTTCGCTACGCCGATTTCACCGCACCCGATGTCGAGGTCCGCACCTATTCCATCTTCGGCGGGCAGACCATCCTGGTGCCGCCCGAGGTGAATGTGGATCTCGACGGCACGGGCGTGATGGGGAACTTCGATCACAGCGTCGACGGGGACGGCACGGCCGGCGCGCCGCGTGTCCACATCCGCGGCTTCTCGCTGTGGGGCAGCGTCAGCGTGAAACGCAAGAAGCGCCGCAACCAGATCGAGGACTGAAAACGAAAACGGGCGGGCCCGAAGGCCCGCCCGTCTCAATGTCCGACAGATCAGTGGTTGCAGCTTGCGGCGGCGACACAGGTCAAGGACTTGTTCGCGTTGGAAGGCTTCGCGCTCGACACCTTGGCGGTGGGTCCGTCCCCAGCGATGGCCTTGGGCAGGGTGCCCGGCAGGTCCTTCTCGTCCGGGAGGATCTTGTTGCCGAGGTACTGGTTCGAGTACTTCTGCGTCTGGTTGTAGTAGTACTTACCGGCGTTGACGTTCAGCTCCCCCTGGACCACACCGTTGGTGCCCTTGCTGGGATCGGCGTAGTTCGCCGTGCCGAAGTTGGTGTGGTAAACCTCGCCCAACGGGCTGTCGTCGAGCGTCTTGTTGACGCCGGGCGTCTGGTTGAACACCTTGTCGCCGACGGCCTGTGCCGCCCGCACTCCCGGCGCGGGGTTGTCGAAGGCGGGCCTGCCCACCGCGTTGCCCGACGCACTGGAGTCAGCGGACGCCAGGCCGGTCGGCAAGGCCACCGCCAATGCACCGCCCGCGATGACGCCCCCGACCAACGTCCGCGTCCGCACCGACCGCTCGGACATCTTCCGATGTTTTGCCATGCCTGTTACCTCTCGTGAGTGGCGTTGCGCCGCAGCTAAATTCGGGCCACACAGCTGACATTGCCACCGGCCCGCCAGCGAACCTAAGGCACCACAGACACCAGCGGTAGGTAGTGGCGACGTTGTTCATTTGCTGTTCGGCACATGATCACGAGAATTCACAGCTCGTACACAGGAACCGTCCAAGCACGTGAAAACGCAACGGCCCCCTCCGTTTTGGAGGGGGCCGTCGCGTGGGATCAGGCGTTACTTGTCCTTGTTGTCCTTGGTGCCCTTGTTGTCCTTGGTGTCGGAGTGGGCGTTGCCGGCCTTGGCCCCTGAGGCGGCTCCGGAGGAGCTGTCGGTGTCACCCTTGGCGGTGTCACCCTTGGCGGTCTCCTGCTTGCCCGCACCGGCCTTGGTCGTGGGCTTGAATGCCTTCTCGAGACTCTTCGTGGCATTCTCGACGAACTTCTCGCCGGCCGACTTCTTGCGCTCGGTGGTGCGCGATTTGGGAGCGAACTTGTTCGGAGTCTTGGTCGCAGCACCGGCGTCAGTCGACTCGGCGCCACTGGGCTTCGCCTCGGTCGACTTCTGCTCCTCCGCCGACTTCTCCTCAGCCGCAACCTCTTTGACGTCCGCGACCTCTTTGACGGTGGTCGCGGTCTTGGGCGCCAGGTCCAGACCCAAGTCCAGCTTCGGCAGCTTCGGCAGCTCGAACTTCGGAGCCTCGGGCTTCGAGACCTCGACCGGCGTGGCCGTCTCGGTGCCGCTCTCAGCGGTCTCGTCGACGGCGCTTTCCTCGTCCTTGACCTCGACGGTCGAGACGAGCTTGGTCTCGGCGGGCGCCTCGAGCCGCTCAACGAGCTTCTTGAACGGCGATTCGACGTCGAGCTTCGGCGTCGGCAGGCTCAGCAGCTTGCTGAGGCTCGGCAGGCTCGTGGAGCTCACGGCGTCCGAAGCGGTTTCGGCCTTCTCTTCGGTCTCTTCCTTGGCCGCCAGCAGGCTGACGTCGGCGCTCTCCTCTTCGGCCACGCCACCCGGCACCGGGTCCAGCGTCCCCTGCGTGATCGCATCGACAACGTAGGTGACGGCGGCCGTGATGCCCGTGTTCGCGCCATAGCCGAAGAAGAACGAGTTGCTCAGATTCTGCGCGAAACCGCCGTCCGGCAGGTTGTCGTTCAGGATGCTGCCGACGACCGTAGCGACCCCGCCCCCGAAGAACTCGTCGACGCGCTTCGACAGCTGGAGACGCTGGGTCGGGTCGAACGCATCGACGGCCGCGGCGGCGATAACCGAACCGAGGTAGGCGAATTCGTTGAAGCCGGCCTCGAAGAAGATGTTGTCGACGATGTCGAGGGGCAGGATGTTGTCGCTGAGGTAGTACGCCAGGCCGGTGAACCCGTCCTTGCACACCGAGCCGGTCGCAGAGCAGTCACCCGGAGCGTAGAAGTTCTCGTTGACCTTTTTGCCGGCCTTGTCATAGAACTGGACGCCATCGCCCATGTCGCCCACGGTCGCGGGGATCGTGGCGGCCGCGTCGCGGTAAAGCGGCTTTCCATCTGGACCGACGAGAGCTGTGTCTTCCGGAGTGTTCTCGTCCGGATATGCGAGCTTGCCGTCCTTGAGGACGTAGCCGGTGGTGGGACCGGAAACGACACCCTGGTAGTAGTAGCCGCCGTAACCCTGGGTGAACGACTGCCACGCACCCTGCAGCGAGAGCGCCACCAACTGCATCTGTTCCGCCGTCATGGTCCGCTGCGCAGGAGCTTCCGCGCTCGAGGCGGCCACCGTGATCTCGTCGCGCGGAACGAACAGCGCAGGGGTCCCAGCGACAAGCGCGCCGGCGCTGAGGAGGGCGACGCCAGTGGTGACGAGCGGACGGACTGCCATGTGGGTGTGGCCCCTTATCTCGAGCGTGGGCGGAATTCCGGAGAACCCGTGCAGGTACCTGCGTAGAACCTTAAAAGTCCTTGAGAAGGGTAATTCCCGGCACCCCCACCCGCAACCTCTATCCAGGCACAACCGGAGCGTGCGACGCACCGCCGCCGCGCTTCTCTTGCGCTGCGACTCCGGCCAATTTTTCGATGCAGAACGAGACGTTCCCGATCGGCACAGAATCAGCTAATTATGAATACCGTTGCCGCGGAGCCCGCTGAGCGCAAAGGCGCGGGTTGCAGCCCGCGGAACCCGTTGCGCGAGCGCCGACCGTGCGGGTGCGGCACACTCGGGCGTTCATCCGAACAGCTCGGCGCGGAGCCGGTCATATCCCTAGGTCAGGCCGCATGATGCTCGCGCCGGCAGGCACCGATCCGCGGCCACTCGCCGCCCCGACCGCACGCCGCGCGTCGGTCACTTCGAGTCCGGCCGGTCCGCTCGCCGAAGCCCTGCGGAAGCCAAACCAACCACCCCCGCGGGGAAGCGACAGCGGCCACGATTGATTCAAATCGGCATTACCGGAAAAACAACGGCCACCGAGCCACGAAAGACATGCCCTTACGGAGAAGTAAATAACCGCAGGTCACGGGCCTTGTAGCGAACATTTTGAACGCGGTCAGATCCTGAGAAAAACCTGAGATTGCGGTCCAAACAGACGAAAACACCATGGCCCCCGCCAAAAGGGCAGGGGCCACGGTGTGAGAGCGGGTGACTACTTGTCGCCGCCTTCTCCCGAGTCATTCTCTCCGCCGGTGGCATTCTTGACGGCCTCGCCCAGTTTCTTCAGGAACTTGCTGCCGTTGGACTCGCCCTTCGGCTTGCCGTCACCGAAGAGGATGGGCGGTGTGACCTTGTTGCCGGTCTTGGTATCGGTGCCCGTCTTGGTCTCGTCTTCCGCGGCAGGCTCTTTGTCCTTGATGCTGCTCTTGGGAGTGACGTCGGGCTTCAGCTCCGGCGCCTTGAATTCCGGTGCCTTGAATTCCGGCGCCTTCAACTCGGGAGCCTTGAACTCGGGGACTTTCACCTCGGGAGCCTTGACTTCAGGCAACTTCACTTCGGGCGCCTTGAACTCGGGCAGCTTGAACTCAGGCGCCTTGGGGGCCTCGAACTTCGGGGCTTCGAGCGTCGGAAGCTCGATACCGAGCGGGGTGGTTCCGGTGCCGCCCTCGACCGGGTTCTCTGTTCCCTCAACATCCTTGAGGAGCGTGGGCTCGGTGGAACCTTCGAGCTTCTCGGTGAGCTTCTTCCACGGCGACTCGACGTCGAGCTTCGGCGTCGGCAAGCTCAGCAGCTTGCTGAAGTTCGGCAGGCCGGTGGAGGTAGGCGTGGTTTCCGTCTCGGCCGTGGTCTTGGCCAGCAGCACGGTGTCCTCGGAGCTCGTGTCGAAAGTCTGAACCGGGTTGCCGTCGAGCGGATTGAGGAAGTTCGGATCAGGGGTAGGCGTGCCTTGAGCGATGGCATCCACCACGTAGGTGATCGCGGCAGTGATGCCGGTGTTGACGCCATAGCCGAAGAAGAACGAGTTCGTGAGGCCGTAGGCGTAGCCATCCTGCGGCAGGTTGTCGAGAAGGAGATTGCCGACGAGTTGCGTTGCGCCACCATCGAAGAAGTCGTTGACACGCTTGGCTAGATCGAGCCGACCGGTCGGATCAACGTTGTCGATTGCGGTCGCGACGACGAGGATGGCTTGACGCGCGAGCTCGGTGAACCCGCCCTCGAAGAAGATGTTGTCGATCGGCCCCAGGGGCAAGATGTTGTCACTGAGGTAGTACGCGAGCCCAGTGAATCCGTCCTTGCAGACCGCGCCGGTAGCCGTGCAGTTACCGGGATCGTCCTCCAAGACGATCTCGCCGTTCTCGTCGAGTTCGTAGACGGGGGCACCCTGGACGTTGTAGTACTGGGCACCGGGCTCCAGATCGGCCGTCGTGGCGCGCGTCCCGTCTGCGTTATAGAGGGGCGTGCCGTTCGCATCTTCGAGGAACCCGGCATTGTCGATGGCCTCGGCGGGTTTGGGGCTCTGTCCC includes these proteins:
- a CDS encoding SDR family oxidoreductase; translation: MPRTVLVTGATGTLGHHVVPEATEAGHHVRALSRRERVGYTGVHWHQADLLKSDGLDAALDGVDVVLHCATQPTGSKDIRAARNLIEAARRKGVGHLIYISIVGIDDIPLPYYKTKLRVEQALESSGVGHTILRATQFHELIEKTFSAQRFLPFLWALRDVRFQPIDTRDVATRLVALIDSEPAGRVSDIGGPSIHSHPELGQMYLSAHNSVRRVARFTLPGRIVAGYRSGANLTPENAIDGVSFQDYLGTGG
- a CDS encoding DUF1707 SHOCT-like domain-containing protein produces the protein MSTSAPQDRSMRAADTDRIQVAQLLTDAAAAGRLPMTEYEDRLAKAYAAETYDDLARLSRDLPGAVNCSAGHCRPAPSTLLLAIMSGFERRGRWNVPKKLTTFALFGGGVVDLRYADFTAPDVEVRTYSIFGGQTILVPPEVNVDLDGTGVMGNFDHSVDGDGTAGAPRVHIRGFSLWGSVSVKRKKRRNQIED